GAAGTAGCGACGGCGCGTGGGTTGGCGGGCGGAGCACGGGACCATGCCCCTGATCCGTTTGCGCACTTCGGTCGGGATCCGGTGCCCCCTATGTCCCTTCGTCTGGCCTTCGACGCGACCGAGGCGTTCCGTCCGCGGCCCCAGGGGATGGGGCGGTACTGCGACGAGCTGCTCCGCGCCTTGGCGAAAAACCCCCGTGTCGAGCTGACCCTTTACTGCCGGAGGGTTTACCGACCGGTGGCTTCCAGGCTCGCCGTCTGGGGTTCCCCGCCGTGCGGGACGTTTTTCCAGCGCCGGCGGTTCGGGGTGGAGGCCGACCTTTGGCATGGTCCGGCCAACCGGCTGCTGTACCGCGGCCCGTTACCCTCCGTCCTGACGCTGCACGACGTGGCCCCCCAGCTGGGTTACGCCAGGGACAGGCACCGCCAGCTCGCCCGCGAAACTGCTCGGGCCGCCGCCGTCATCACGCCCAGCCTTCATTCCGCCCGTGGGATTTCCGCGCAGTTCGGTCTCCCCGACGGGATGATTCGGGTGATTCCCTGGGCGCCGCCCTCGGGCTTCGAACCGCGAACGTCCGAAGAAGTGGGGCAGGTGTGCGGGCGCTACGGGCTGCGACCGGGAAAATACATCCTCCACCTCGGCTCCCGGGTTCCCCGAAAAAACCCGCAAGCCATCTTCGGGGCGCCCCGGGGGCTGTTGGAGGAGTTCGACCTGGATCTCGCGGTGAGCGGAGAACCCCTGACCGGTGAATGTGAGCTGACCGCCCCATTGGGCGGACGGGTTCGCCATCTGGGGTACCCGGAAAATCTCCCCGCCCTGTATACGGGGGCCGCGGCGCTCATTTTCCCATCCTTCGAGGAGGGCTACGGCTTCCCGGCGGTCGAGGCGCTGGCATGCGGCTGCCCCGCCGTGCTGGCCCGTGCGGGAGCCCTGCCCGAGGTCGCCGGCGAAGCCGCCAGTTACTGTGATCCGGCGTCCGTTGAGGACGTGCGGCGCGCCCTGCGCCGGGTGCTCGAGGATGTAGCTTTCGCCGAAAATCTCCGCCGCCTCGGCCTGGAGAAGGCCCGTCGCAGCTGGGCCGACGTGGCAGAGGACCACCTGAAACTATACGACGAAATCGCAAACCTTACACGTTGAGGAGTGAACCGTTACGATGCCGCCATCGCGGCCGCCGACATTCTCTCCGACGCCAAGGAGGCTTACGATTCTCTGGTGGTCGAGTACGAGGGCGGTTCCATGGATCGGATAACCCGTCAGGAGCGCGTCAAGGAGATTCTGGACACGTACACGGACGCCGTTACGGACCTGCAATTGGCCGAGGGGCTTTTGCCGAAACTCCTGGCGTCGGTCAACGAGAAGCCTTGACGCGCGGATACTTTTAGTACGAAAATAGGTTATGGGGATTTTGGCGAATCACAGACATATACACGAAGGAGGAGAGATGCGGAAGGCTGTGTTGGCGCTTCTAGTCTTGGCCGCCCTGAGCTTTGCCACCCAGCGCATGGTGGTGCTCGAGGGTTTCACCAACTACACCTGACCGAGTTGCCCCTCGGCAGACGCGGCGTGGGAGGCCATTGACGCGCAATACCATGACGACATGATCCTCTGTGAGTGGCACATGAACTGGCCCGGGGCCAGCGATCCTTACTATCTCTACAACCCGACCGACCAGAACAACCGGCGGGCCTTCTACGGGGTCAACTCCGTCCCCGACACCTACGTGGACGGAACCAAGGTCAGCTGGGGCAGCGCCGGGGGATCCGTCGCCAACCGAATCAACGTCCCCAGCCCCATGGATATCGTCCTCGACGGGAACATCACCGGCAACGAAGGCTACTTCAGCGCCCGGTTCGAGTGGACCGACAGCGTTCCCGACGGTTACTACCGCGCCTTCTTCATCATCGTCGAGAATGATCTCTACGCGGGCGGGAGGCACTACAATTACACCATGCGCATCACCGAGCCCGATTACCCCGGCTGGCTCGTCCCGGACAACGAGGGCGTCCACTACTGGACCCAGGACTTCAACGTGGACCCTGCCTGGAAATTGGACGACGTGATAGGTTACGTCATCGTCCAGAATTTCCAGACCAAGCAGGTCATCCAGGCCGCCCGGGTGGATCTCGCTGACTGGCAGACCCCGGTCGTGGAGACTTCCTGGGGCCAGATCAAGGCGAAGGATTACTAGATCGAGCGATCGGCCTGAAGGGGCGGTTTATAGAGCCTGGCCGACGTTGGGCTCGATCATATCCTCACGATGGGACAGAAGGGGCGGGGCGTAGAGCCTGGCCGCCGTTGAGCGCTTTCAAATCCACACGATCGGATTGAAGGGGCGGGGAGGGAGTCGAGGGTGTTGTCCGCCGCACATGGGGACGACACCGAGATTGGACTTACGGGGCGGGGCGATGAGCCTCGCCTTTTAAGTTATACTTGGTCCGATTGACTGCGCCGTGGGGAACGCCGAACCCAGGAGAAGTTTGCGCTACGATGTGATAGTCGTGGGGGCCGGACCGGCTGGTTCCAGCACCGCCTATCACGCGGCTCGGGGCGGTCTGCGGGTGCTCCTTCTGGAAAAGCGCCAGCAGGTCGGTTTCCCGGTGCGCTGCGCCGAGGCGGTGGGAAGCGGCGGGTTCGTGGAGGAGCTGGGCGACGACGAAATCCTCTTCCCCGACGGTCCGGAGGGCGACCTGGCCCCGCCTTACCGCGCCGCCCATCTCCACGGCGGAATCACGGTCTCACCCGGGGGGAACCGGGCCCACGTCAAAAAAGAGGGCGCCGGCTGGGTCCTCGAGCGGAAGCTTTTCGACCTCCACCTCGCCGAGCGGGCCGCCGGAGTCGGGGCCGAACTCCGGGTAAAGACCCAGGCGCTTTCCGCCGAGCGGAGCGGGACCCTGTGGCGGATCGAGGTGCGTCGTCCGGGTGGGATGGAGACGGTGGAGGCCCCGGTGCTCGTCGGCGCCGACGGGATCGAGGGACTGGTCGGACGCTGGACGGGTCTTTCCAGGCACCTGCCCCCGGCCGACGTCCACGCCGGAGCCCAGGTGCTGGCCGCCGGCCTGCCCGCGTGGGTGGAGGACGACACAGTTTACTTTTTCCTCGGTTCCCGGGTCGCCCCCGGTGGATACGCTTGGCTCTTCCCCAAGGGTCGAGGGACGGCGAACGTCGGGCTCGGAATCATGGGTAGCGGACAGTCGGGGACGGCGCAGGCTTACCTGCGCGACTTCCTCTCGGCGAATTTCCCCGAAATGACCCCTTTTCCGGCGCGGGGATCAACTGGGCCGTGGAGGCCGGGCGGTTGGCCGGGGAGACGGCGGTCGAGGTTTTGAGCTCCGGCGGGGAGCCCACGGCTAGAGCCCTCCAGAGCTACGAGAAACGCTGGCGGGAGAGGCACGGACGGGAGCATCGGCAGCTCTACAAAATCAAGACCCTGGTCACGAGCCTCACCGACGACGAGATAGACCAGGCCGTGGCTGCCCTGGCGGCCGGGGCGGCGAAGGGCGAGTTGGGGGAGATTTCCCCATTGAGAATCATCGGCTACGCCCTGAAAAACGCCCCGGGACTGGTTTTGAAACTGAGGCACCTTCTCTAGGCGGTGTTTTTGGTGGTGACGAAATTCAGGGCCATCGTGGAATTGGCGCGGCCGACCAACATGCTCCTGGTTTTCGCCGCCGTCGTGTTCGGCGCCGCCCTGGCCCTGCCTCCCGGCGCATGCCCGACGTCCGGGTGGCTGGAGGCGCTCGGCCCGCTCCTCGCCGCTGCGGCCGCCCTGAGCCTCGTCGCCGCGGGTGGATACGCCCTCAACGACCGGGTGGACCTCGCCATAGACCGGATCAATCGCCCGGCGCGCCCCCTGCCGGCGGGTCACCTCTCGCCGCGCGCCGCCGTCTTGTTCTGCGTCTGCGCCTGGGCCGTCGCGGTCGGGCTGACCATTCTCGGCCCCCCGGCGGGTTACATCGTCGTCCCCTTCTGCATTCTGCTCTCCGCCGTATACGCCCTGCGGCTAAAGCACACCGGGCTCGCGGGGAACCTGGTGGTGGCGCTGATGACCTCCCTGGCCCTGGCCTACGGCGCCACGGCTGCGAATGGGTTGGACCGCGTCATCCCCCTGGCCGCCCTGGCTTTCCTGGTGAATCTCTCCCGGGAAATCTTCAAGGATGTGGAGGACCTGCCCGGGGACGCCGAGGTCGGGGCGCGGACGCTGGCGGTGCGCCTGGGCGAAGGGCCCACGCGGCTGATCGGCTCCTCGGTCGCCTTCGCCGTGACGCCGGCCCTGGCGCTTTTCTACTTCTTCGACCGCCTCTTTTGGGTGGACGCCCTGGCCGTCGCCGTCGGGATGGCGCTGCCCCTCGTCGCAATCGGCGTCTGGGGTCTCCGTCGGACGGGGAAGGTCGGGAGGGTCCAGCGCTGGCTGAAGGCTTCGATGTTCTGCGGCCTCGCGACCCTCGTCCTGGGTCGGACGGTTTACTGGCTCGCGGCGTCCGGCAGTCTTGGCTGACGTGCGTCGTGAACGGGTGGTGGAGCGTTTCCACGTTTATATGGTATGATACTGACGTTATAATTGCTCATTGTCTCCCGACTATTTAAGGAGGGGTGGATGCGCAAGCTATTTCTCGTCTTTTTCGGAATCATCCTCGCCACGGGCTCCCTCGCCGCCGAAAAGACCACCGTGGCCTTCATCGGCCGGTCGGTCAGTTGGCCGGCGCGTCCAAGGTCATCGTGGGCAAGGTGTCCAAGGTGGGCGAAACGTACACCGTCACCGTCCGGGTGGTGGACGTTTTCGTGGGCAAGGTCGAGCTCTCCGAGTCGGCCGAGTCCAACAGCCTGGACGGCCTGTTGTCCGTGGCTCGGGACATGGCCGCCCGCCTGGCGGCGAACATCCCCCTGGTCGGCACCGTGGTCTCGGTTTCCGATAAAACCGTCAAGTTGGACCTGGGCCGCAAGGAGGGCGTGAATGTGGGTGACACGGTCGAGCTCTACCGCCTGGGCGAGGAGTACTACCACCCCGACACCGGCGCCTTCCTGGGCCGCGACATCGAGGAGCTGGGCGAGGCGAAAATTACCAAGGTGCTGGCCGACGAGCTTTCGGAAGCGCTCTTTTCGGGCGACGTTCCGCCGGTGACGGGCGACAAGGTGCGCCTGGGCGGGACGATCGAGGTCGGCGAGCCCGAGGTCGTCACCACCGCTACCACGGTCCACCCGCGGGGCAAGGGCCCCGGATTCGGCGTCACCCTGAGCGCTCCCTTTCTCTTCGCCATCAACAGCCTGTACGGGGATTACGAGGATTACGCCACCCAGGGGCTCCAGTTCGGCGGGAGCCTGATGGTGGACTTTTTCATTGCCCCGATCTTCTCCCTCGGCCCCTACTTCGGTCTTCTGACCTACACCAACACGATTGACAGCTGGGACTTATACGAGGAGGACACCTTCCTCGAGATGCTCTTCGGCCTGGGTCTTAAGGTCCGGTTCGTCGAGACGGGCATGGTGCGTCCCTGGTTGTTCGCCGGCGTCGGATACGCCCTGGTGTCCTGCGACTTGTACGTCAATGAATACGATTACGGGGAGGGATCGGGCTCGTACACCGGCGGCAGCTTCGGAGTGGACGGCGGCCTGGGCGTGGATTTCTGGCTCTCCAATTCCTTCTCTATCGGCTTGGGCGGCCTCTTCCACTACAACGGGGTCACGGAAGTCGAATTCGATTCGGGTCAAACTGGAACGCTCAACGACTCGCTGTACTCGGTGGGCGGCCTCCTGGACATCGGCATCTACTTCTAAGCCCCGGATAATTAAAAAGGTGGCCCGCGAGGGCCGCTTTTCATTTGGGGAGGTCGGACCGGCGTGAGGTTCGGAGCGGTTTCCCTCTCCCAGTGGGAGAGGGATTAAGGGTGAGGGCTACCTTTGAAAAGCGGCGGGGACTGAAGTCCCCGCCCTACATTAAAAAGATCAACCTTCCAGCAGCACCGCCCGGCAGGGGGCGCCCTCGGCGACATCAATTTTCAGCGGCAGGCAGACCAGGGTGTACCGGCCGGGCGCGGCGCTCGAGAGATCCAACCCCTCCAATGCGGGAATGCCCCTTTCAAAGAGCAGGCGGTGAACCAATGGTTCCACCTCGAAGCCGTCCACGCTGGGCCCGTCCACGCCCAGAAGGCTGATTCCCCGCTCGATGAGAAGCTGGATAGCATCCCCGGCGGGGTAACAATAATCCTCGAAGAATCCGCCCTCCCGGCGGGCGGAGTTGGCGGTCTTCAAGAGGACCCGGTCGCCGGACTTCAACGCATCGAGCGGCAGGGTTCGGCCGATTACCCTCGCGTCGCCGCAGTCCACCACCAGCGCCGGTCCGACGAAGGGGCCGAGCGATAGCTGACCGAGGCGTTTCCCGTCGGGAAAAAGGTGGGCCGGGGCGTCCACGTGGGTGCCCAGGTGGGAGCACAGGGAGAGCTCGGAGGTCTCCCAGCCGTCGCGGGCGTGGGTCTTGGTGAGCGAGCGCTCCAGGCCCCTCTCGCCGGGCCAGGGAGCCGCGCCATCCAGCGGGCGGGTGATGTCTATGACGCGCATCAGTCAGGCTCGTGGCCGGGGTTGATCCGAAGCTCGTCGAGGTCCACCGTGGTGCAGGGGCCACCCGGAGAAGGAGTCATCTACGGTAGCCCGCGGGCCGACCTAAAGGTCGGCCCCTACGAGGTCGGCGCGCGGCCGGCAAGAACATCGATAAGCCAGACGGTCGGCCCCAACCGGCAGAGGGGAACGTACCGTGATTAGACCTCGACCCGCCCGCACGGCGCATATAATCGTCCGCAAAGGGGGAGTCTGAGCGGCGGCTACCAGAGCTCGGGGTCGTACACCACGACGGCCGCAGGGGAGGAGAACCCCTCCGCGGTCGCGACGGTGTCGCCGTCCCGGATGAGCTTCACCTTGTTCCCGGTTTCCTCCACCACCCAGACCCCTCCGCCCGGCTCGGCGCAGACGTCCACCGGCCCGTTCAGACCCCCCCAGTCCTCTAGCACCGCACCGTCTTCGGAGTCGAGGAGCAGAGCCGACCCGTCTCCCCGCACGGCGACCCAGCAATCACCGTTAGAGTCCAGGGACAGACCCTGGGGGTCCAGGAGGTAGGTGGCGGTGAAGGACACGCCGCCGTCGGAGTCCAGGCAGAGGACGCGGCCGCCATCGCTGTCGCCGACCCAGACGCGGTCCCCGTCCGGGTCCACCGCCAGGCCGCGAATGACGCCCAGCCCGGTGAAGGTGACTCGGGCGTCGGCTTCGCTCCCGTCGCCGGTGAGGCCGCCGTCGAAGGCGTAGAGGTTGCCGCTCTCATCGGCGCACCAGCAGTATCCGTTCGCCTCGTCCCAGGCCACGCAGCGGGTGGGGCCGTCCACCGTCACGCGGCCCAGCTCGTGGGCTTCCGAGTCCAGGCGCACGAAGGCGTGGTTGACCCGGTCGGCCACCCAGCACTCCCCGTCCGCCGTTACCGACACGGCGATGGGGTCGTTCAGGAGACCCTCCTCGGTGGCGGCGGCGAATCCCAGGTCCAGGTCGAGCCTGACCACCCGGTCCCCCGAGTAGTCGGCCACCCACAGGGCGTTCACCCCGGGATAGAGGGATATATCGGTGGGCCGGGTGACGAACTCGTTGAAGCCCGTGGTGTTCCCCTCGGAGTCCAGCCTGACGATGCGGTCGTTCATCTTGTCGGCGACGTACTCCGTGGTTTCCGTCGGGGTTTGTCCGTCGTCGGCGGGCGTGGTGCAACCGAGGGCGAGGGTAATCGCCGCAATCGCCGTCAAGTTGGCGAGAAGCGTTGAGCGTTTCATGTTACGACCTCGGGCTAGATCAAAAGCCCCAGCGTGAAGAGGTGTGTGGCGTCCAGGTCGCCGTAGTCGGCGTAGGCGTAGTCCAGGTTCAGGAGCACCGTGTCCCACAGGGCGAACTGGAAACCGACGCCGAAGGAGAAGGTGGCCGTGTCGTGCCCCAGCCGGTAACCGCCCCGGAAGCTCACCAGGTCGAACATGGTGTACTCGAGGCCGAAGGCCCCGTAGGGCTCGTCGTAGACGGGATAGACCCCGTCGGCGAAGAGGGTTATCCGGTGCCGGGGCAGGTCGAGAACGTCCCCGGCGGCGCCCAGGCGCAGAGTGACGGGGAGTGGGCTCTCCAAAGTCACGTACTTGACGTCGGGTCCGAGGTTGGTGGCGGTGAAGCCGAGACGGAGGGCGTTCAGGGGCTGGTACGAGAGCCCCAGGTCGAAGGCGACGGTCGAGGTGTTGACGTCGTCAATGCGCGAGTAGATGTAGTTCACCGTCGCCCCGGCGCCGAATCCCTGGAAGAGCTCGACCCCGTAAGATACTCCGGCCGCCATATCCGCCGCGGGGAATTCGCCCGTGGGCACGCCGAATTCATCGTAGCCCTGCAGGGTGCCGTAGGAGAGGTAGCGGGCCGCGACGGCGAGGCTCCCGGCCTTGCCCCCGGGCAGCGGGAAGGCGTAAGCGCCGAACTCGAAGGTGAGGTCGGCCAGGTACTCGTCGTGGGTGAAGGTGACGGCGTTGCGGCGGTTCTTCGATAGAAGCGCCGGGTTGAGGACCGCGGCCTCGGCGTCCCTTGCGTCGGCGACGAAGGCCTCCCCCAGCGCCAGTGATCGCGCCCCGACCCCGAGCCGCAGGAAGGGAAAGCAGGCGGTTCCGGCGTCCTCCTCGGCGGCCATCGCGGCCACAGCCGTCAGCAGCACCGCAAAAATCAACCAGCGGGTTTTCATCGTTACCTCCCGGGCTTCCACATCCCCCATTATAGGAGATAATCGGTCCCGAGACCAGGGTTAAAAGGCTCGCCTTAAAAGGCTCGCCTTAGCCGCCGACGAGCTCCCAGAAGCGGTCGCCGTAGATGATCCAGGCGGCGCCGAGGCGGATGACGACCGGCAGCAAGGCCAGGGAGAGCGATTGCGCGACGCCGAAGTGCAGCCCGCGGTGGGCCCCCAGGGTCAGGTAGACCAGTATCAGGGCCAGGACCAACAGCGGCCCGAAGACGGGGATGAAAAGGACGAGATAGGCCGTGGCGCCGTAGGACGCGACGCGAAGCACGTCCCTGAAGGCGAGCCTGCTCTGGTACAGCCGCCCCAGGCCGAAGAGGGCTACGGCGTCGAGGAGGAGGAGCCCGGCCAGCCCCGGCGCGTTAAGCGCGACGTACCAGGGGAAAGGCGCGCCTTCGGGCCCGCCGGCGAAGAGCCAGGTCACCCCGGTGGTTAAGAGCGTCGAAAAAAGAAGGGCGATTCCGGCGTAAAGGTAGGCGTACCAAGCGCCCCGCCCGTGGGGCATTTTTCCGAAGAACTTTTCCGGTCCGCGGATGACGCCCCAGATCGTTTTAAAAAAACCGTTCGCGTTCCTCCCGCGTTCCCAGAGGGCCGCCGGGTTGTCGCTTCCCACACCCGCGCAGACCGCGCATATCCTGTCCTCGCCCGCCGCGGCGCACTCGGCGCACAGAAAATCCCCGCAGTGCCGGCATCCGGCGACGGCGGGGCGATCGGGGTGGTTCACGCAGTGCCCGGGCAGCGACCGGGTGCCGCTCAACGGGCCTTGGTCGGGACGCCGGCCTTGGCGGATGGCTTGGCCGGCTTTGCCTTCGATTTCGAGTACGCCGCGATGAACTCTTCGACCATGTTCCGGGCGATGTCGTCGGAGTGCTGCACGGGGGGGGATTTCATGAAGTAGGCCGACGGGCCCTCGAGAATGCCGCTCACGCCCGAATCCAGGGCCAGCTTGACGCAGCGGATGGCGTCAATGACCACGCCGGCCGAATTGGGCGAATCCCAGACCTCCAGCTTGAGCTCCAGGTTGAGGGGCACCGAGCCGAAGGCCTCGCCCTCGAGGCGGATATGGGCCCACTTCCGGTCCTTGAGCCAGGGGACGTAATCCGAGGGGCCGATGTGGATGTTGTCGTCGCCGAGGTGCTGGGAGATGTTGCTCGTGACCGACTGGGTCTTGGAGATGCGCTTGCTCTCGAGGCGCTCCCGCTCGAGCATGTTGAGGAAATCGGCGTTGCCCCCGACGTTGAGTTGGCTGGTGCGCTTCAAGGACACCCCGCGGTCCTCGAAGAGCTTGGCCAGGATGCGGTGGATGATGGTGGCCCCGACCTGGCTCTTCACGTCGTCGCCGATGAGGGGGAGGCCCTTGGCCGCGAAGCGGGCGTTCCACTCGCCGGTGGAGGCGATGAAGACCGGCACGCAGTTGACGACGGCCACGCCGGCCTTGAGGGCTTCGTTCAAGTAGAAGCGGGTGGCCTTCTCGCTGCCCACGGGGAGGTAGTTTATCAGTATTTCGGCGCCCGATTCCCGCAGGGTTTCGGCTACGTCAACCGGCTCGCCCTCGGCCAGGGGGATGATGTCGCGGAGGTATTTGCCGATGCCGTCGAGGAGGGGGCCATGCTGGACTCGGGTTCCCAGGAGGGGCGGTTCGGCGAAGCGGAAGGTGTTGTTGGGCGGGGCGAAGATGGCCTCGGAGAGGTCGCGGCCGACCTTGTCGGCGTTCACGTCGAAGGCGGCGACGAAGCGGATGTCCCGGACGTGGTATCCGCCCAGGCTGACGTGCATCAGACCGGGCACCTGCGCGTCTTCCGACGCGTCCCGGTAAAACCAGACGCCCTGGATGAGGGAGCTGGCGCAGTTGCCGACCCCGACAACGGCAACTTTAACCTCGCCGGCCATCAGGGCGCACCCCCTTGTGTTGCGTTCATTGGGTCAAGGGGCTTAAGCCCCTTGCTTAAACCGCGATCACTCCCCGCCCTTCCCGTCGGTCTCCGACAGCCTCGCCATGGTGTAAGCCAGACGACGGAGGGCGGTACACAATGTCCCCACGGCGAGGATAATAACACAAATCTTGAGCGCAGTATAACCCGCGAAGGCGCCGGCGAGGAGGAGCACCATCCGCTCCGGCCGCTCCCAGAAGCCGACCTTGCATTCCCCGGCGAGGCTCTCGGCGCGGGCCTTGGCGTAACTGACGGTGAGCGAACCGACCAGGGCCACCAGGGTGAACGCCAGATAGAGTAAATCCCCCCGCTGGGCCGTGAGGTACGCGACACCCGCCAGGACCGCCCCATCCGCCCAGCGGTCGGTGAAGCTGTCTATGTAGGCCCCGCGCTTGGATTCCAGCCCGCGGAGCCGGGCCACCTGCCCGTCGGTCATGTCGAAAAAGCCGGCGAGCAGCAGGAGCCAGGCGGCGCCCAAGAGGTCGCCCAGGGCGAAGAGGAATCCGGCGCCCAGGCTCGCCAGAAGACCGCAGAGGGTCAGGGCCAGCGGCGAGACCTTCAGCCCGGCCAGAAGCCGCGCCGGCCACCCGAAGAGGAACCGAAAGGCCCCTCGCAGCCACTCCCGCCAGAATACCATTCCGCCTAGAAGAGTAAGGCGATCAGATCGGCGGTGCGACAGGAGTAGCCCCACTCGTTATCGTACCAGCTCATGACCTTGGCAAAGGTGCCGTAGCTCTTGGTGTACTCGGCGTCGAAGATGGAGCTTGCGGGGTTGCCGATGAAGTCGCTGGA
The sequence above is a segment of the bacterium genome. Coding sequences within it:
- a CDS encoding inositol-3-phosphate synthase — its product is MAGEVKVAVVGVGNCASSLIQGVWFYRDASEDAQVPGLMHVSLGGYHVRDIRFVAAFDVNADKVGRDLSEAIFAPPNNTFRFAEPPLLGTRVQHGPLLDGIGKYLRDIIPLAEGEPVDVAETLRESGAEILINYLPVGSEKATRFYLNEALKAGVAVVNCVPVFIASTGEWNARFAAKGLPLIGDDVKSQVGATIIHRILAKLFEDRGVSLKRTSQLNVGGNADFLNMLERERLESKRISKTQSVTSNISQHLGDDNIHIGPSDYVPWLKDRKWAHIRLEGEAFGSVPLNLELKLEVWDSPNSAGVVIDAIRCVKLALDSGVSGILEGPSAYFMKSPPVQHSDDIARNMVEEFIAAYSKSKAKPAKPSAKAGVPTKAR
- a CDS encoding glycosyltransferase family 1 protein — protein: MSLRLAFDATEAFRPRPQGMGRYCDELLRALAKNPRVELTLYCRRVYRPVASRLAVWGSPPCGTFFQRRRFGVEADLWHGPANRLLYRGPLPSVLTLHDVAPQLGYARDRHRQLARETARAAAVITPSLHSARGISAQFGLPDGMIRVIPWAPPSGFEPRTSEEVGQVCGRYGLRPGKYILHLGSRVPRKNPQAIFGAPRGLLEEFDLDLAVSGEPLTGECELTAPLGGRVRHLGYPENLPALYTGAAALIFPSFEEGYGFPAVEALACGCPAVLARAGALPEVAGEAASYCDPASVEDVRRALRRVLEDVAFAENLRRLGLEKARRSWADVAEDHLKLYDEIANLTR
- a CDS encoding CDP-alcohol phosphatidyltransferase family protein → MVFWREWLRGAFRFLFGWPARLLAGLKVSPLALTLCGLLASLGAGFLFALGDLLGAAWLLLLAGFFDMTDGQVARLRGLESKRGAYIDSFTDRWADGAVLAGVAYLTAQRGDLLYLAFTLVALVGSLTVSYAKARAESLAGECKVGFWERPERMVLLLAGAFAGYTALKICVIILAVGTLCTALRRLAYTMARLSETDGKGGE
- a CDS encoding PorV/PorQ family protein, which encodes MKTRWLIFAVLLTAVAAMAAEEDAGTACFPFLRLGVGARSLALGEAFVADARDAEAAVLNPALLSKNRRNAVTFTHDEYLADLTFEFGAYAFPLPGGKAGSLAVAARYLSYGTLQGYDEFGVPTGEFPAADMAAGVSYGVELFQGFGAGATVNYIYSRIDDVNTSTVAFDLGLSYQPLNALRLGFTATNLGPDVKYVTLESPLPVTLRLGAAGDVLDLPRHRITLFADGVYPVYDEPYGAFGLEYTMFDLVSFRGGYRLGHDTATFSFGVGFQFALWDTVLLNLDYAYADYGDLDATHLFTLGLLI
- a CDS encoding NHL repeat-containing protein, which codes for MKRSTLLANLTAIAAITLALGCTTPADDGQTPTETTEYVADKMNDRIVRLDSEGNTTGFNEFVTRPTDISLYPGVNALWVADYSGDRVVRLDLDLGFAAATEEGLLNDPIAVSVTADGECWVADRVNHAFVRLDSEAHELGRVTVDGPTRCVAWDEANGYCWCADESGNLYAFDGGLTGDGSEADARVTFTGLGVIRGLAVDPDGDRVWVGDSDGGRVLCLDSDGGVSFTATYLLDPQGLSLDSNGDCWVAVRGDGSALLLDSEDGAVLEDWGGLNGPVDVCAEPGGGVWVVEETGNKVKLIRDGDTVATAEGFSSPAAVVVYDPELW
- a CDS encoding NAD(P)/FAD-dependent oxidoreductase, with protein sequence MRYDVIVVGAGPAGSSTAYHAARGGLRVLLLEKRQQVGFPVRCAEAVGSGGFVEELGDDEILFPDGPEGDLAPPYRAAHLHGGITVSPGGNRAHVKKEGAGWVLERKLFDLHLAERAAGVGAELRVKTQALSAERSGTLWRIEVRRPGGMETVEAPVLVGADGIEGLVGRWTGLSRHLPPADVHAGAQVLAAGLPAWVEDDTVYFFLGSRVAPGGYAWLFPKGRGTANVGLGIMGSGQSGTAQAYLRDFLSANFPEMTPFPARGSTGPWRPGGWPGRRRSRF
- a CDS encoding geranylgeranylglycerol-phosphate geranylgeranyltransferase; this encodes MTKFRAIVELARPTNMLLVFAAVVFGAALALPPGACPTSGWLEALGPLLAAAAALSLVAAGGYALNDRVDLAIDRINRPARPLPAGHLSPRAAVLFCVCAWAVAVGLTILGPPAGYIVVPFCILLSAVYALRLKHTGLAGNLVVALMTSLALAYGATAANGLDRVIPLAALAFLVNLSREIFKDVEDLPGDAEVGARTLAVRLGEGPTRLIGSSVAFAVTPALALFYFFDRLFWVDALAVAVGMALPLVAIGVWGLRRTGKVGRVQRWLKASMFCGLATLVLGRTVYWLAASGSLG
- a CDS encoding cyclase family protein; protein product: MRVIDITRPLDGAAPWPGERGLERSLTKTHARDGWETSELSLCSHLGTHVDAPAHLFPDGKRLGQLSLGPFVGPALVVDCGDARVIGRTLPLDALKSGDRVLLKTANSARREGGFFEDYCYPAGDAIQLLIERGISLLGVDGPSVDGFEVEPLVHRLLFERGIPALEGLDLSSAAPGRYTLVCLPLKIDVAEGAPCRAVLLEG